A genome region from Geobacter pickeringii includes the following:
- a CDS encoding thiolase family protein, giving the protein MNEVYVIESLRTPLGSFGGELSEVAAPRLAATVIRELLQRSGLPAEGVDEVIIGQVLAGGAGQAPARQAMRYAELPDSIPAMTINKVCGSGLKALMLGAGSIRLGEADVVIAGGMENMSLAPYVLGKGRYGYRMGNGELIDLLVHDGLTDPYSGNHMGVIAEATTEKHGISRADQDAFALRSYQKAQAAVKEGVFRDEIVPVIKKGRKGDVTVSDDEEPFKVDFDKLTGLRGAFKKDGTVTAGNASTINDGAALTLLASGEAVKKYGLKPKARLVASASNSQHPDQFTEAPVGAIEKALAKAGLKASDIDLFEINEAFAAVTMLAIRQLGLDPEKVNVNGGAVAIGHPLGASGGRLTATLVRELHRRQARYGLATLCIGGGEAVAAIFERV; this is encoded by the coding sequence ATGAACGAAGTCTACGTAATCGAATCGTTGCGCACCCCCCTGGGGTCTTTCGGGGGGGAGTTGTCCGAGGTGGCGGCGCCGCGCCTGGCCGCAACCGTCATCCGGGAGCTGCTCCAGCGCTCCGGCCTCCCAGCTGAAGGGGTGGACGAGGTAATCATCGGCCAGGTTCTCGCGGGGGGTGCCGGGCAGGCCCCGGCCCGCCAGGCCATGCGCTACGCCGAACTCCCCGACTCCATCCCCGCCATGACCATCAACAAGGTCTGCGGCAGCGGCCTCAAGGCCCTCATGCTCGGCGCCGGCTCCATCCGCCTCGGCGAAGCCGATGTGGTCATTGCCGGCGGCATGGAGAACATGTCCCTGGCCCCCTACGTGCTTGGCAAGGGGCGCTACGGGTACCGCATGGGGAATGGCGAGCTGATCGACCTGCTGGTCCATGACGGCCTCACGGACCCCTACAGCGGCAATCACATGGGAGTCATCGCCGAGGCCACCACCGAGAAGCACGGCATCTCCCGCGCCGACCAGGATGCCTTTGCCCTGCGCTCCTACCAGAAGGCCCAGGCAGCGGTAAAGGAAGGGGTCTTCCGGGATGAGATCGTCCCGGTGATCAAGAAGGGACGCAAGGGGGACGTGACCGTCAGCGACGACGAAGAGCCGTTCAAGGTGGACTTCGACAAACTCACCGGACTGCGTGGCGCCTTCAAGAAAGACGGCACCGTCACCGCCGGCAACGCCTCCACCATCAACGACGGCGCAGCCCTGACGCTTCTGGCCAGCGGGGAGGCGGTGAAGAAATACGGCCTCAAGCCCAAGGCCCGGCTGGTGGCCTCTGCTTCCAACAGCCAGCATCCGGATCAGTTCACCGAGGCACCGGTGGGGGCCATCGAAAAGGCCCTTGCCAAGGCAGGACTCAAAGCCAGTGATATAGACCTCTTCGAGATCAACGAAGCCTTTGCAGCCGTGACCATGCTTGCCATCCGGCAGCTGGGGCTCGATCCGGAAAAGGTCAACGTCAACGGCGGGGCCGTGGCCATCGGCCATCCCCTGGGGGCAAGCGGCGGGCGCCTGACCGCTACCCTGGTTCGGGAGCTGCACCGGCGCCAGGCCCGCTACGGCCTCGCCACGCTTTGTATTGGCGGCGGCGAAGCGGTGGCGGCAATCTTTGAGCGGGTCTAG
- a CDS encoding acyl-CoA dehydrogenase family protein codes for MSVTTELTDYMGFQGLLTDEEKLVRETARKFVNDEVLPIIEEHALNETFPSDLIPKMGELGFYGPNLPEKYGCAGLSNVAYGLLMYELERGDSGLRSFASVQGSLVMYPIYAYGSEAQKEYWLPKLAAGEKIGCFGLTEPDFGSNPAGMRTNAVREGNGKWRINGSKMWITNGSVADVAVVWARTDDGIRGFLVEKGTPGFSAPKMHGKWSLRASVTSELVFEDVIVDEEKSLLPNVKGLKGPLGCLTQARYGIAWGALGAADACYQAALEYALSRIQFDKPIASYQLQQRKLAEMVTEITKGQLLVMQLGRLKDQGNYSPAQVSMAKMNNVHVAINICRTARTIMGANGIMSEYPIMRHANNLEAVYTYEGTHDMHLLIIGEKVTGISAFR; via the coding sequence ATGAGTGTGACGACAGAATTGACCGATTACATGGGGTTTCAGGGGCTTCTAACCGATGAGGAGAAACTCGTCCGCGAGACTGCCCGCAAGTTCGTCAATGACGAGGTGCTGCCGATTATCGAAGAGCACGCCCTGAACGAGACCTTTCCCAGTGACCTGATACCCAAAATGGGCGAGCTCGGGTTCTACGGTCCGAATCTTCCCGAGAAGTACGGCTGCGCCGGACTTTCCAACGTGGCCTACGGCCTCCTGATGTACGAACTGGAGCGCGGCGACTCGGGCCTCAGAAGCTTTGCGTCGGTCCAGGGCTCCCTGGTCATGTATCCCATCTACGCCTACGGCAGCGAGGCACAGAAAGAGTACTGGCTTCCCAAGCTTGCCGCCGGCGAGAAGATCGGCTGCTTCGGCCTGACCGAGCCGGACTTCGGCTCCAACCCGGCCGGCATGCGCACCAACGCCGTGCGGGAAGGGAACGGCAAGTGGCGGATCAACGGCTCCAAGATGTGGATCACCAACGGCAGCGTCGCCGATGTGGCCGTGGTCTGGGCCAGGACCGACGACGGCATCAGGGGCTTCCTGGTGGAAAAGGGGACCCCCGGCTTCTCCGCCCCGAAAATGCACGGCAAGTGGAGCCTGCGGGCTTCCGTCACCTCCGAGCTCGTTTTCGAGGATGTCATCGTCGATGAAGAAAAGAGCCTCCTCCCCAACGTCAAGGGTCTGAAGGGACCCCTCGGGTGCCTCACCCAGGCCCGCTACGGCATCGCCTGGGGAGCCCTGGGTGCCGCCGACGCCTGCTACCAGGCCGCTCTCGAGTACGCCCTCAGCCGGATCCAGTTCGATAAGCCCATCGCCTCCTATCAGCTCCAGCAGCGGAAGCTGGCCGAGATGGTCACCGAGATTACCAAGGGGCAGCTCCTCGTCATGCAGCTTGGCCGCCTCAAGGACCAGGGGAACTACAGCCCGGCTCAGGTTTCCATGGCCAAGATGAACAACGTCCACGTGGCCATCAACATCTGCCGCACCGCCCGCACGATCATGGGTGCCAACGGCATCATGAGCGAGTATCCGATCATGCGCCATGCCAACAACCTGGAGGCGGTCTACACCTACGAGGGGACCCACGACATGCACCTCCTGATCATCGGCGAAAAAGTCACCGGCATCTCGGCCTTCCGGTAA
- a CDS encoding GNAT family N-acetyltransferase codes for MKEQIFIRNAMPSDLEAVIALDDTTPVAEKQAYWNGIFEHYVNCGHNGCHFLVAEISDKFVGFIVGEVRAWEFGSTPCGWVFALSVSSRHRKMGVGQRMFEEICKCLKAAGAAAIRTMVERDNKLTLSFFRNQGLSSGRYVELESSLVSAAKD; via the coding sequence ATGAAAGAACAGATTTTTATCCGCAATGCCATGCCGTCCGATCTTGAAGCGGTAATCGCTTTGGACGATACGACCCCTGTGGCGGAAAAACAAGCCTATTGGAACGGTATCTTCGAGCACTACGTGAACTGTGGACACAATGGCTGTCATTTCCTCGTAGCCGAAATCAGTGACAAATTCGTCGGGTTTATCGTCGGTGAAGTCCGGGCATGGGAATTTGGCTCTACTCCATGCGGATGGGTCTTCGCGCTTTCGGTGTCGTCACGGCACCGGAAGATGGGGGTTGGCCAACGTATGTTTGAGGAGATATGTAAATGTCTGAAGGCCGCCGGGGCCGCCGCCATCCGCACTATGGTAGAGCGTGACAACAAGCTGACGTTGTCGTTCTTCCGCAACCAGGGGCTATCTTCCGGCAGATATGTAGAGCTTGAAAGTAGTTTGGTTTCTGCTGCAAAAGATTAA
- a CDS encoding 2Fe-2S iron-sulfur cluster-binding protein: protein MSEITLQIDGKEVVATEGMTILDAARSVGISIPTLCHHEKLEPYGGCRICTVEVEVRGWPKLVAGCIYPVEKGLVVRTRSEKIDKIRKVLLEEMLAHAPDAEPLQALAAEYGADRERFDKHPSFCIHCGLCVRYCAEIKKKNAVGFVDRGSNREISFIPEIAAKECWDCKECFPLCPTSALQAAYVLAGALIAPEEESAGGCGCSCSCSSAPENKVG, encoded by the coding sequence ATGAGCGAAATCACGTTGCAGATTGATGGGAAAGAGGTGGTCGCAACCGAAGGGATGACCATTCTGGATGCGGCCAGGTCCGTAGGCATATCAATCCCCACGCTGTGCCACCACGAGAAGCTGGAGCCCTATGGCGGGTGCCGCATATGCACCGTGGAAGTGGAAGTCCGCGGGTGGCCGAAGCTGGTCGCCGGCTGCATCTACCCGGTCGAGAAGGGGCTGGTGGTAAGAACCAGGAGCGAGAAGATTGACAAGATCCGCAAGGTGCTCCTTGAGGAGATGCTGGCCCACGCTCCCGATGCCGAACCACTGCAGGCCCTGGCGGCGGAATACGGGGCTGATCGGGAGCGTTTCGACAAGCATCCCTCCTTCTGCATCCACTGTGGTCTCTGTGTCAGGTACTGCGCCGAGATCAAGAAGAAGAACGCCGTGGGCTTTGTCGACCGGGGGTCGAACCGGGAGATAAGCTTCATTCCAGAAATAGCCGCCAAGGAATGCTGGGACTGCAAGGAGTGTTTCCCGCTCTGTCCCACCTCGGCGCTGCAGGCGGCATACGTGCTGGCCGGTGCGCTGATCGCGCCGGAGGAGGAAAGCGCTGGCGGGTGTGGGTGTTCATGTTCGTGTAGTTCCGCACCGGAGAATAAGGTCGGGTAG
- a CDS encoding NADH-ubiquinone oxidoreductase-F iron-sulfur binding region domain-containing protein codes for MTRLNSPEKLECARKEIVSRIDPTKPCISVCAGAGCLASGAAEVIAAFKTELEFHGLTTEVNTKGTGCPGFCERGPIVMIYPEGICYLKVKPEDVAEIVSHTIKEKKVVDRLLYEDPATGTRALRESDIPYYKNQQRNILSENIKIDSKRIDDYLAIGGYAALSKVLFEMTPEDVMGEIKKSNLRGRGGGGFPAWRKWEESRNAPDPIKYVIVNADEGDPGAFMDRALIEGNPHSILEGLIIGAYAVGAHEGFIYVRQEYPLAVENINLAIRQAAERGFVGKDILGSGFDFTVKVHMGAGAFVCGESSALMTALEGRAGEPRPKYIHTAVKGVWDHPSVLNNVETWANVPQIITKGADWFTSYGTEGSKGTKIFSLVGKITNTGLVEVPMGVTVRNIIENIGGGIPGGKKFKAVQTGGPSGGCIPEAMLDLPVDFDELTKAGSMMGSGGMIVMDEDTCMVDIARYFIDFLKDESCGKCTPCREGIRQMLRVLTNITTGKGKEGDIELLEELAESTGAALCALGKSAPNPVLSTIRYFREEYEAHIRDKKCPALSCKEMIAFHIDPEKCKACGSCFRQCPAEAIHGGKKLIHIIDQEKCTKCGTCFDVCPSRFGAVRKISGEPVPAPIPEDKRAIA; via the coding sequence ATGACAAGGTTGAACTCCCCTGAAAAATTGGAATGCGCCAGGAAGGAAATCGTCTCCCGCATTGACCCGACCAAGCCGTGTATTTCGGTGTGCGCCGGGGCCGGCTGCCTCGCCTCCGGGGCCGCCGAGGTCATCGCGGCCTTCAAGACGGAGCTCGAATTCCATGGCCTGACGACCGAAGTGAACACCAAGGGAACCGGCTGTCCCGGCTTTTGCGAGCGCGGGCCCATCGTGATGATCTACCCCGAGGGGATCTGCTACCTCAAGGTGAAGCCCGAGGACGTTGCCGAGATCGTCTCCCACACCATCAAGGAGAAGAAGGTGGTGGACCGCCTCCTCTATGAGGACCCGGCAACGGGGACCAGGGCGCTGCGGGAGTCGGATATCCCCTACTACAAGAACCAGCAGCGGAACATCCTCAGCGAGAACATCAAAATCGATTCCAAGAGAATCGACGACTATCTTGCCATCGGCGGCTACGCGGCCCTCTCCAAGGTGCTCTTCGAGATGACTCCGGAAGATGTGATGGGGGAGATCAAGAAGTCGAACCTGCGGGGTAGGGGAGGGGGCGGCTTCCCCGCCTGGAGAAAGTGGGAGGAATCCCGCAATGCCCCGGACCCGATCAAGTACGTGATCGTGAACGCCGACGAGGGTGACCCCGGCGCCTTCATGGACCGGGCACTCATCGAGGGGAATCCCCACTCGATCCTCGAAGGGCTGATCATCGGCGCCTATGCGGTCGGCGCCCACGAGGGGTTCATCTACGTCCGCCAGGAATACCCCCTGGCCGTTGAGAACATCAACCTCGCCATCCGGCAGGCGGCGGAGCGCGGGTTTGTGGGGAAGGACATCCTCGGGTCGGGCTTCGATTTCACCGTCAAGGTCCACATGGGAGCCGGCGCCTTTGTCTGCGGCGAATCATCGGCACTCATGACGGCACTGGAGGGGCGTGCCGGCGAGCCGCGACCCAAGTACATCCATACCGCCGTCAAGGGGGTCTGGGACCACCCGAGTGTCCTGAACAACGTGGAGACCTGGGCCAACGTTCCCCAGATCATCACCAAGGGGGCCGACTGGTTCACCTCGTACGGCACCGAGGGGAGCAAGGGGACCAAGATCTTCTCCCTGGTGGGGAAGATCACCAACACGGGCCTGGTGGAAGTCCCCATGGGGGTCACGGTCAGGAACATTATCGAGAACATCGGCGGCGGCATCCCGGGAGGCAAGAAGTTCAAAGCCGTGCAGACCGGCGGCCCCTCCGGCGGCTGCATCCCCGAGGCGATGCTGGACCTGCCGGTGGATTTCGACGAGCTGACCAAGGCGGGATCCATGATGGGTTCCGGCGGCATGATCGTCATGGATGAAGATACCTGCATGGTCGATATCGCCCGGTACTTCATCGACTTCCTCAAGGATGAATCGTGCGGCAAGTGCACGCCGTGCCGGGAGGGGATCAGGCAGATGCTGAGGGTCCTCACCAACATCACCACCGGCAAGGGTAAAGAGGGTGACATCGAGCTACTGGAGGAGCTGGCCGAGTCCACGGGAGCGGCCCTCTGCGCCCTGGGCAAGAGTGCTCCCAACCCGGTCCTCAGCACCATCCGCTACTTCCGGGAAGAGTACGAGGCCCACATCAGGGACAAGAAATGCCCGGCCCTCTCGTGCAAGGAGATGATTGCCTTCCATATCGATCCGGAGAAGTGCAAGGCCTGCGGCAGCTGTTTCAGACAGTGCCCCGCCGAGGCGATCCACGGCGGCAAGAAGCTGATTCATATCATCGACCAGGAAAAGTGCACGAAGTGCGGAACCTGTTTCGACGTCTGCCCGTCTCGCTTCGGCGCGGTGCGGAAGATTTCCGGCGAACCGGTTCCGGCCCCGATCCCTGAAGATAAACGAGCCATTGCCTGA
- a CDS encoding complex I 24 kDa subunit family protein codes for MDISRIDQIIDKHDGEASSLIQILLDIQSEHNWLPKEALKRVCERLQVPMSRITHIATFYKAFSLVPKGRHQVHVCMGTACHVRGAQRVLDTVQEVTGVKPGETDSDLKFSVETVNCLGCCALGPVMEVNGKHHGNIAPSQIASVLNNCE; via the coding sequence ATGGATATCTCAAGAATAGACCAAATCATTGACAAGCATGACGGTGAAGCCAGTTCGCTCATACAGATCCTGCTGGATATCCAGAGCGAGCACAATTGGTTGCCCAAGGAGGCGCTGAAAAGGGTCTGTGAGAGACTGCAGGTGCCCATGAGCCGCATCACGCACATTGCCACGTTTTACAAGGCCTTCAGCCTCGTGCCGAAGGGGCGCCATCAGGTCCACGTCTGCATGGGCACCGCCTGCCACGTCCGCGGCGCCCAGCGGGTTCTCGACACGGTGCAGGAAGTGACCGGCGTCAAGCCCGGCGAGACGGACTCCGACCTGAAGTTCAGCGTCGAGACGGTTAACTGCCTCGGTTGCTGCGCCCTGGGGCCGGTAATGGAAGTGAACGGCAAGCACCACGGCAACATCGCTCCGTCCCAAATTGCATCCGTGCTGAATAACTGCGAGTAA
- a CDS encoding hydrogenase iron-sulfur subunit, protein MSTDHKPSVVGFLCTWUAYGAADLAGVSRLQYTTETKIIRVMCTGRVDLAFVLRAFAKGADGVFIGGCWPGECHYVTEGNYDVLKNVHIAKKILERIGINPDRLRLEWIAASEGMRYAEVMNDFGKRLKELGPLGKGEGIEAGALKLRLEAANKLVPYIKLVERERLRQRFKTEQEYTDFFASDELKKLFDELVANKLAVSQITLLLQQKPLNTGEIVKTLGMNASEVSRHLKSATMHGLVRFDEGLKCYALA, encoded by the coding sequence ATGAGTACCGATCATAAACCCAGCGTAGTCGGTTTTCTGTGTACATGGTGAGCGTACGGCGCTGCCGACCTGGCTGGAGTTTCCAGACTGCAATATACAACTGAAACAAAGATTATCCGCGTAATGTGTACCGGCAGAGTCGATCTCGCCTTCGTGCTGCGGGCCTTCGCCAAGGGGGCGGACGGGGTGTTCATCGGCGGTTGCTGGCCCGGCGAATGCCACTATGTTACCGAAGGCAACTACGATGTGCTGAAGAACGTGCATATCGCCAAGAAGATCCTGGAACGGATCGGGATCAATCCCGACAGGTTGAGGCTCGAATGGATCGCCGCCTCGGAAGGAATGCGCTACGCCGAGGTGATGAACGACTTCGGCAAGCGGCTGAAGGAGCTGGGGCCGCTGGGCAAAGGGGAGGGGATAGAGGCGGGCGCCCTGAAGCTCAGGCTGGAAGCGGCCAACAAACTGGTCCCCTACATCAAGCTGGTGGAACGGGAACGGCTGCGGCAGCGCTTCAAGACGGAGCAGGAGTACACTGATTTCTTCGCCAGTGATGAGCTGAAAAAGCTCTTTGACGAACTGGTGGCGAACAAGCTGGCAGTAAGCCAGATTACGCTCCTTTTGCAGCAGAAGCCCCTTAACACCGGCGAAATCGTAAAAACTCTCGGCATGAATGCATCTGAAGTATCACGGCATTTAAAGAGTGCGACGATGCACGGGCTGGTCAGGTTCGACGAAGGGTTGAAGTGTTACGCCCTGGCCTGA
- a CDS encoding FAD-dependent oxidoreductase gives MNTSDRNIGDVLIVGGGISGIQAALDLANSGFRVFLVDKSPALGGKMSQLDKTFPTNDCSMCIESPKFIECARNPNIEIITYTEVERVDGEAGDFRVTLTKKPRYISEEKCTGCNICVDYCPVKIPDPFNQNLSENKAVHIYFSQAVPLVTYVDPETCLYLKEGKCQICVGACKTKAIDLHQKPETMVVEVGAIILSPGYETFNPKLRGDFGYGRMQNVVTSLDFERILCATGPYEGEILRPSDKKHPHKIAWIQCVGSRQVNEGGNNYCSAVCCAYSQKQVILAKDHNAELQATIFHNDVRAYGKDFERFHQRAEKLSDVRFVRSYVTIGREIESTKNVTIRYSTLDDGVKEEEFDMVVLSVGLNPPKDVEALASKIGIELTDQKFCKNNPYNPIETSRKGVFVSGAFQGPLDIPESVVTASGAGALCGQLLSYRRGRLERERVYPPEKDVSQEELKIGVVVCYCGANIGRVVDIPAVIEYAATLPNVSWAGDNLFACSTENAKQISDAIVEKGLNRVVLAACTPRTHEPLFRDTCREAGLNQYFFEFANIREHCSWVHSREKESATQKAKEIVRMSVARAAFLEPLQEFQLPVDHTGLVVGGGVAGMTAALNMAEQGFEVYLVEKDDDLGGMARRLHYTLEGMDVQSYLADLVKKVYRHPRVHVWTDAAITEVSGYVGNFVTTVTSQGRNREVKHGVAVIATGAQEYKPTEYLYGQSDRVLTQLELEGEIVSGSDKVKNAQSVVMIQCVGCRQADRNYCSRVCCSQAIKNAHKLKEINPEMEIQIIFRDMRTYGLKETYYREASEKNVKFIRYEAETKPVVAAAGDGFTVTVPDPVLGQMMELEADLVVLAAAVIPAESSQDAGKFFKVSNNPDGFFQEAHVKLRPVDFAADGVFLCGTAHYPKHLSETISQAYGAAGRAVGILSRETVTASGAVCDVTESDCVSCGACITACKYGAISFVDTPQGKKARVEPILCKGDGLCNAKCPTGAIYLKHYTDDEIFAQIDAAFPEH, from the coding sequence ATGAATACCTCAGACAGAAATATTGGTGACGTACTTATTGTCGGCGGAGGGATCAGCGGTATTCAGGCCGCTCTCGATCTCGCCAATTCGGGGTTCCGGGTCTTCCTGGTCGACAAATCGCCGGCCCTTGGCGGCAAGATGTCCCAGCTGGACAAGACCTTCCCCACCAACGACTGTTCCATGTGCATCGAGTCGCCGAAGTTCATCGAATGCGCCAGGAACCCCAACATCGAGATCATCACCTATACGGAAGTGGAGCGGGTGGATGGCGAGGCGGGCGATTTCCGGGTAACGCTGACCAAGAAGCCCCGGTACATCTCGGAGGAGAAGTGCACCGGCTGCAACATCTGCGTTGACTACTGCCCGGTGAAGATTCCTGACCCGTTCAACCAGAACCTGTCCGAGAACAAGGCGGTCCACATCTACTTCTCCCAAGCGGTTCCACTGGTTACCTACGTGGACCCGGAGACCTGCCTCTACCTGAAGGAAGGGAAATGCCAGATCTGCGTCGGCGCCTGCAAGACCAAGGCGATTGATCTCCACCAGAAGCCGGAGACCATGGTTGTCGAGGTTGGTGCCATCATCCTCTCCCCCGGCTACGAGACCTTCAACCCGAAGCTGCGGGGCGACTTCGGCTACGGCAGGATGCAGAACGTGGTCACCAGCCTCGACTTCGAGCGGATTCTCTGCGCCACCGGTCCTTACGAAGGGGAGATCCTCCGCCCCTCCGACAAGAAGCATCCCCACAAGATCGCCTGGATCCAGTGCGTCGGCTCCCGGCAGGTGAACGAGGGGGGGAACAACTACTGTTCGGCTGTCTGCTGCGCCTACAGCCAGAAGCAGGTGATCCTGGCCAAGGACCACAACGCCGAACTCCAGGCCACCATCTTCCATAACGACGTCCGGGCCTACGGCAAGGACTTCGAGCGCTTCCACCAGCGGGCGGAAAAGCTTTCCGACGTGCGCTTTGTCCGGAGTTACGTGACCATCGGGCGGGAGATCGAGAGCACCAAGAACGTTACCATCCGCTACTCCACGCTGGACGACGGCGTGAAGGAAGAGGAATTCGACATGGTGGTCCTGTCGGTGGGTCTCAATCCGCCGAAGGATGTGGAAGCGTTGGCGAGCAAGATCGGCATCGAGCTCACCGACCAGAAATTCTGCAAGAACAACCCGTACAATCCCATCGAGACTTCCCGCAAAGGGGTCTTTGTCAGCGGCGCCTTCCAGGGGCCCCTGGATATCCCCGAGTCGGTCGTGACCGCCAGCGGCGCCGGCGCCCTCTGCGGACAGCTTCTCTCATACCGGCGCGGCCGGCTGGAGCGGGAGCGGGTCTATCCGCCGGAGAAGGACGTGTCCCAGGAAGAGCTCAAGATCGGGGTCGTGGTCTGCTACTGCGGCGCCAACATCGGCCGGGTCGTGGACATACCCGCGGTCATCGAATACGCTGCCACGCTCCCCAACGTCTCCTGGGCCGGGGATAACCTCTTTGCCTGCTCCACGGAAAACGCCAAGCAGATCTCCGACGCCATCGTGGAGAAGGGACTGAACCGAGTGGTGCTGGCGGCCTGTACGCCGCGGACCCACGAGCCGCTCTTCCGCGACACCTGCCGGGAAGCGGGGCTCAACCAGTACTTCTTCGAGTTCGCCAACATCCGTGAGCACTGCTCCTGGGTCCACTCCCGCGAGAAGGAGAGCGCCACCCAGAAGGCGAAGGAGATCGTCCGGATGTCCGTTGCCCGGGCCGCATTCCTGGAGCCGTTGCAGGAATTCCAGCTGCCGGTGGACCACACGGGGCTTGTGGTGGGCGGCGGGGTGGCCGGCATGACCGCGGCCCTCAACATGGCCGAGCAGGGATTCGAGGTTTACCTGGTCGAGAAGGACGACGACCTGGGGGGCATGGCGCGGCGCCTCCACTACACCCTGGAGGGGATGGATGTCCAGTCCTACCTGGCGGACCTGGTCAAGAAGGTCTACCGGCACCCGCGGGTCCACGTCTGGACCGATGCGGCCATCACCGAGGTCTCCGGCTACGTGGGGAACTTCGTCACCACGGTGACCTCCCAGGGGCGCAACCGGGAAGTGAAGCACGGCGTGGCCGTGATCGCCACCGGCGCCCAGGAATACAAGCCGACGGAATATCTCTACGGCCAGAGCGACCGGGTCCTGACCCAGCTGGAACTGGAAGGGGAGATCGTTAGCGGCAGCGACAAGGTGAAAAACGCCCAGAGCGTGGTGATGATCCAGTGCGTGGGATGCCGGCAGGCGGACCGGAACTACTGCAGCCGCGTTTGCTGCAGCCAGGCCATCAAGAACGCCCACAAGCTCAAGGAGATCAATCCGGAGATGGAGATCCAGATCATCTTCCGGGACATGCGGACCTACGGCCTCAAGGAGACCTACTACCGCGAGGCGTCGGAGAAGAACGTGAAGTTCATCCGCTACGAGGCGGAGACCAAGCCGGTGGTGGCAGCTGCCGGGGATGGCTTCACGGTCACGGTGCCCGACCCGGTCCTGGGGCAGATGATGGAGCTGGAAGCCGACCTGGTTGTGCTCGCCGCTGCGGTCATCCCGGCCGAATCGAGCCAGGACGCCGGGAAGTTCTTCAAGGTCTCCAACAACCCGGACGGCTTCTTCCAGGAAGCCCACGTGAAGCTCAGGCCAGTGGATTTTGCGGCGGACGGTGTCTTCCTCTGCGGCACGGCCCACTATCCCAAGCACCTGTCGGAAACCATCAGCCAGGCCTATGGCGCAGCAGGGCGCGCCGTGGGGATTCTCTCACGGGAGACGGTCACCGCCTCCGGCGCGGTCTGCGATGTGACCGAGAGCGACTGCGTATCGTGCGGGGCATGCATCACCGCCTGTAAGTACGGCGCCATCTCCTTTGTCGATACGCCGCAGGGGAAAAAGGCCAGGGTTGAGCCGATCCTCTGCAAGGGGGACGGTCTCTGCAACGCGAAATGCCCGACCGGGGCCATCTACCTGAAGCACTACACGGACGACGAGATATTTGCCCAGATCGACGCGGCCTTTCCTGAGCACTAG
- a CDS encoding (Fe-S)-binding protein, which translates to METVTPYKEIIDVIKEKGGDSLKYCYQCGLCDSVCPWNRVRQFSMRKIVRQGTFGLTEIEQEDIWRCSTCGTCPSRCPRGVNQIEAGVAMRRIGAEYDVYPGHVGTIRNVVASLTSEGNSLGGDRTQRGDWANDLPVKPYAEGMELLYFTGCYLSYDPRMRKVAAATAAILNKAGVDFGILGSKESCCGESIRKTGNEELFKRLAKENIKQFIDNGVKKVLVSSPHCYHTFMNEYPEFKVNFEVVFISQYIGQLINEGRLTITGEFPKTVTYHDPCYLGRHNGIYDEPRDVLKKVPGLELLEMADNRETSLCCGGGGGRIWMETPKEERFADLRLRQAVDVGATVLATSCPYCITNFTDSSLDLADHEKVEVKDLAEIILEVI; encoded by the coding sequence GTGGAAACCGTTACTCCATACAAAGAGATCATCGACGTCATAAAAGAGAAGGGGGGCGACTCGCTCAAGTACTGCTACCAGTGCGGTCTGTGCGATTCGGTCTGCCCCTGGAACCGGGTACGGCAGTTCAGCATGCGCAAGATCGTCCGTCAGGGGACGTTCGGCCTGACCGAGATCGAGCAGGAAGACATCTGGCGCTGCAGCACCTGCGGCACCTGCCCCAGCCGCTGCCCCAGGGGGGTGAACCAGATCGAGGCCGGGGTCGCCATGCGCCGGATCGGCGCGGAATACGATGTCTATCCCGGCCACGTGGGGACCATCCGCAACGTGGTGGCGAGCCTCACCTCCGAGGGGAACTCCCTGGGGGGCGATCGGACCCAGCGGGGCGATTGGGCCAATGACCTGCCGGTGAAGCCCTATGCCGAGGGGATGGAGCTTCTCTACTTCACCGGCTGTTACCTGAGCTACGACCCGAGGATGAGAAAGGTGGCCGCTGCTACCGCCGCCATTCTCAACAAGGCCGGGGTTGATTTCGGCATCCTCGGCTCCAAGGAGAGCTGCTGCGGCGAGAGCATCCGCAAGACCGGCAACGAGGAGCTGTTCAAGCGGCTGGCCAAGGAGAACATCAAGCAGTTCATCGACAACGGCGTCAAGAAGGTGCTGGTCTCCTCCCCCCACTGCTACCACACCTTCATGAACGAGTATCCCGAGTTCAAGGTGAACTTCGAGGTGGTCTTCATCTCCCAGTACATCGGCCAGCTCATCAACGAAGGGCGGCTCACGATTACCGGTGAGTTTCCCAAGACGGTCACCTACCACGACCCCTGCTACCTGGGGCGTCACAACGGTATCTACGACGAGCCCCGGGATGTGTTGAAAAAGGTTCCCGGCCTGGAGCTGCTGGAGATGGCGGACAACCGGGAAACCAGCCTCTGCTGCGGCGGCGGCGGCGGCCGGATCTGGATGGAGACCCCGAAGGAAGAGCGGTTCGCCGACCTGAGGCTCAGGCAGGCGGTCGATGTGGGGGCCACGGTGCTGGCCACCTCCTGCCCCTACTGCATCACGAACTTTACGGACAGCAGTCTGGATCTGGCGGATCATGAGAAGGTCGAGGTGAAGGATCTGGCGGAAATCATCCTTGAAGTGATCTAG